A single Nostoc sp. PCC 7107 DNA region contains:
- a CDS encoding protein-glutamate O-methyltransferase CheR — protein sequence MAQSVIEALLRSKIGLDVNSIGSAAIASAVNQRMADCNISQMSSYLRYLQDSPQEWQALIDSVTVPETWFFREPESFALLKSYVLSEWLPQNSQKVLRVLSVPCATGEEPYSIAIALLEAGLTSAQFHIDAVDISQQCLLKAKKAIYDKHSFRSSNFEFYERYFQSINSESYLQNSVKSSVNFIKGNLADTHFLGNTQVYDIVFCRNLLIYFDHQTKAQTIDILEKLIVAGGLLFVAAAEAALLMKTQLVPVRHFSAIAYQKLINPQNFIQENYTNYQSTIRPQLATQNTTEFPIKNKEEISSQKPILANNFNSNLLDVAKTAANQGRLEDAVKLCNDYLNQNQMNTEAYVLLGEVQQAMRQNERAVQSFQKAIYLQPNHEAALTHLALLKEQQGDRAGASLLWQRIYRLQR from the coding sequence ATGGCACAATCTGTCATCGAAGCTTTACTGAGAAGCAAAATTGGTTTGGATGTTAACTCAATTGGTTCTGCTGCGATCGCTAGTGCTGTTAATCAAAGAATGGCAGACTGTAACATATCGCAGATGTCCAGCTATTTAAGATATTTGCAAGATTCTCCGCAAGAATGGCAAGCACTAATTGATAGCGTAACTGTACCAGAAACTTGGTTTTTTCGGGAGCCGGAATCATTTGCGTTGCTCAAAAGTTATGTATTATCAGAATGGCTGCCGCAAAACTCCCAAAAAGTTTTGCGGGTTTTGAGTGTACCTTGCGCCACAGGTGAAGAACCATACTCAATTGCGATCGCTCTTCTAGAAGCTGGATTAACATCTGCTCAATTTCATATAGATGCTGTTGATATTAGTCAACAGTGCTTGTTAAAAGCCAAAAAAGCAATTTACGATAAACACTCATTTCGTAGTAGTAATTTTGAGTTTTATGAGCGCTATTTTCAATCAATTAATTCAGAATCTTATCTACAAAACTCAGTTAAAAGTTCTGTCAATTTTATCAAGGGCAATTTAGCAGATACTCATTTTTTAGGTAATACACAGGTTTATGATATAGTTTTTTGTCGTAACTTATTAATTTACTTTGATCACCAGACTAAAGCACAAACTATTGACATTTTAGAAAAATTAATAGTTGCAGGCGGATTATTATTTGTTGCCGCTGCGGAAGCGGCATTGCTGATGAAAACTCAGTTGGTACCTGTGCGGCATTTTTCAGCGATCGCCTATCAAAAGTTAATTAACCCTCAAAATTTTATTCAGGAAAATTATACTAATTATCAATCAACAATTCGTCCTCAGTTAGCAACCCAAAACACTACTGAATTTCCGATCAAGAACAAGGAAGAAATTTCTTCCCAGAAACCAATATTAGCAAACAACTTCAACAGCAACTTATTAGACGTAGCTAAAACTGCGGCTAATCAAGGTCGCTTAGAGGATGCAGTAAAACTATGCAATGACTACCTCAATCAAAATCAAATGAATACTGAGGCTTATGTTCTGCTTGGTGAAGTGCAGCAAGCAATGAGACAAAATGAGCGGGCTGTACAATCTTTTCAGAAAGCAATTTATCTACAACCTAATCACGAAGCAGCATTAACTCATTTAGCATTACTCAAAGAACAGCAGGGAGATAGGGCTGGTGCTAGTTTACTTTGGCAGCGCATCTACAGATTACAACGTTAA
- a CDS encoding chemotaxis protein CheW, with protein sequence MLLFKIGNERYAITSQEVIEVLPMVLLKTLPHTPEHIAGVFNYRGRIVPVLDLCQLIRSKPCSNNLSTRIILVNYCRGNHTQNVLGLMAEQVVETLHKSESELVDSHIHIDAAPYLGKILLDKQGIIHCIQIENLLSETEQINFLSENLLNTVI encoded by the coding sequence ATGTTACTTTTCAAAATTGGTAATGAGAGATATGCGATCACTTCTCAAGAGGTAATCGAAGTTCTACCAATGGTTTTGCTCAAAACTTTGCCACATACACCAGAACATATAGCTGGTGTATTTAACTACCGTGGTCGCATTGTACCAGTCCTCGATTTATGCCAATTGATACGGAGTAAACCTTGTAGCAATAACTTGAGTACGCGAATTATCTTAGTTAACTATTGTAGAGGTAATCATACTCAAAATGTTTTAGGTTTGATGGCAGAACAAGTTGTAGAAACATTGCACAAATCTGAAAGTGAGTTGGTTGATTCTCACATTCACATAGATGCAGCGCCATACTTAGGCAAGATCCTCTTAGATAAACAAGGGATAATTCATTGCATTCAAATTGAAAACTTGTTATCTGAAACAGAGCAAATTAATTTCTTGTCAGAAAATCTTTTAAACACAGTTATTTAG
- the cas2 gene encoding CRISPR-associated endonuclease Cas2, which produces MTEKLKKKVVVSYDVPEDKRRTKIHKILKSYGQWVQYSVFECQLTETQYAKLRSRLHKLIKPDTDSIRFYFLCACCFDKIERIGGEQPRNETIFFAE; this is translated from the coding sequence ATGACAGAAAAGTTAAAAAAGAAAGTCGTTGTATCTTACGATGTTCCAGAGGACAAACGCCGCACTAAAATTCACAAAATACTCAAATCTTATGGACAGTGGGTGCAGTATAGTGTGTTTGAGTGCCAGCTGACCGAAACTCAGTATGCGAAATTGCGATCGCGCTTGCACAAACTAATTAAACCAGACACCGACAGCATCCGCTTTTACTTTCTCTGCGCTTGCTGCTTTGATAAAATCGAACGCATCGGCGGTGAACAACCCCGCAACGAAACCATTTTCTTTGCAGAGTGA
- the cas1d gene encoding type I-D CRISPR-associated endonuclease Cas1d produces MGTVYISQEDAFIGKIDERLSVKFEKKIILDVPLIKIDGVVILGRATVSPAVISELLQRSIPLTFLTENGRYLGRIEPEVTKNIFVRKAQWQAAGESPQAIHVVQGFVRGKLKNYRQILTRRQRESSDIDLSKKITQLEQAIAPIDTTHNINSLRGLEGAGSAAYFGCFNELIRNVEFQFSHRLRRPPTDPVNSLLSFGYSLLRHDVQGAINIVGFDPYLGYLHCDRYGRPSLALDLMEEFRPLVVDAVVLSTLNKQLLTPADFITEPLSGAVSLTPEGRKTFLRLYQQKKQSEFKHPVMWRKCTYQEAFELQGRLLAKYLMGETEKYPPLVLK; encoded by the coding sequence ATGGGTACAGTTTACATTTCCCAAGAAGATGCTTTCATTGGCAAAATTGACGAACGTCTCAGCGTCAAATTCGAGAAAAAGATAATTTTAGATGTACCACTCATCAAAATAGATGGCGTAGTAATTTTAGGACGCGCGACCGTTTCGCCTGCTGTGATTTCTGAACTGCTACAACGCAGTATTCCCCTAACATTCCTCACAGAAAATGGTCGTTATTTAGGACGCATAGAACCAGAAGTAACTAAAAATATATTTGTTCGCAAAGCCCAATGGCAAGCCGCCGGAGAATCACCCCAGGCGATTCATGTTGTCCAAGGATTTGTCCGTGGTAAATTGAAAAATTATCGTCAGATTCTCACCCGTCGTCAGCGCGAATCTTCAGATATAGATTTATCTAAAAAGATTACACAATTAGAACAAGCGATCGCACCAATTGACACAACTCACAATATCAACTCACTGCGTGGTTTAGAAGGTGCGGGAAGTGCAGCTTATTTTGGTTGTTTTAACGAACTAATTCGCAACGTAGAATTTCAATTCTCTCACCGCCTGCGCCGTCCGCCAACAGATCCGGTGAATTCCTTACTCAGCTTTGGTTATTCATTATTGCGCCATGATGTGCAAGGGGCGATTAATATAGTTGGGTTTGATCCATATTTAGGATATCTGCATTGCGATCGCTATGGAAGACCCTCTCTCGCATTAGACTTAATGGAAGAATTTCGTCCGCTTGTGGTAGATGCAGTAGTTTTATCTACTTTAAACAAGCAACTGCTAACACCCGCAGACTTTATCACTGAACCCTTAAGCGGTGCAGTTTCCCTCACACCCGAAGGACGTAAAACATTCTTGCGCTTATATCAACAGAAAAAACAATCCGAATTTAAACATCCCGTTATGTGGCGCAAATGCACTTATCAAGAAGCCTTTGAACTCCAAGGGCGACTATTGGCGAAATATCTCATGGGTGAAACAGAGAAATATCCGCCACTGGTTTTGAAATAA
- the cas4 gene encoding CRISPR-associated protein Cas4 has translation MNDIEYIPIAALNQYAYCSHRCWRMFCAGEFVDNQYTIEGTTLHDRVHTIGEGQREETWQIRAIWLKSDKYKLIGKADLIELENSECYPVEYKRGRKGEWDNDELQVCAQALCLEEMTGKSINTGYIYYAHSHQRQLVEINDELRQSAIATIEAVQMLLFTGAMPKAIKTKRCDGCSLSPQCLPQSADKVKRYQEAS, from the coding sequence ATGAACGATATTGAATATATTCCAATTGCGGCATTAAACCAATATGCCTACTGTTCGCATCGCTGCTGGCGGATGTTTTGTGCAGGAGAATTTGTTGATAATCAATACACAATTGAAGGTACAACTTTACACGATCGCGTCCATACTATAGGTGAAGGACAGCGAGAAGAAACTTGGCAAATCCGGGCAATTTGGTTGAAATCAGACAAGTATAAACTTATTGGTAAAGCCGATTTAATAGAATTAGAAAACAGTGAATGCTACCCTGTAGAATACAAACGCGGACGCAAAGGTGAATGGGATAATGATGAATTGCAAGTCTGCGCTCAAGCTTTGTGCTTAGAAGAAATGACAGGGAAATCTATCAACACTGGCTATATTTACTACGCACATTCACACCAACGTCAACTAGTAGAAATTAACGATGAATTACGCCAAAGTGCGATCGCCACAATTGAAGCCGTACAAATGCTATTGTTTACAGGCGCAATGCCCAAAGCAATCAAAACCAAACGCTGTGACGGATGCAGCTTATCTCCTCAATGTCTCCCTCAATCAGCCGATAAAGTAAAACGCTATCAAGAAGCTAGTTAA
- the cas6 gene encoding CRISPR-associated endoribonuclease Cas6, with translation MPHSLVLNLLPQSLIPPQYLTGRHLHALFLTLVSSVDRQLGDRLHDSTADKAFTLSPLQINHNTNSPLLKGGRGGSKLRWEHQQPIPAGTPCWWRVSLLDDTLFSQLTQLWLNLNPRHPWHLGPADLYITSIQGTPQSTQPWANACTYSQLYEEASKTERSLNLSFATPTAFRQGHFDTTLPTRECVFNSLLSRWNKYSGIELSGISLESIFPSFINIHTEILADSRSKFIGIIGEINYRILGEAEPMQIKQLNTLANFAVYAGVGRKTTMGLGMVHRI, from the coding sequence ATGCCGCACAGCCTAGTCCTTAACCTCCTTCCTCAGTCGCTAATTCCGCCGCAGTATCTCACGGGGAGACATTTACACGCTTTATTTTTAACCCTTGTCAGTTCTGTAGATCGACAATTAGGCGATCGCCTCCACGATTCCACCGCAGATAAAGCCTTTACCCTCTCCCCTTTGCAAATTAATCACAACACTAACTCCCCCCTTTTGAAGGGTGGTAGAGGGGGATCTAAACTACGCTGGGAACATCAACAACCCATTCCCGCCGGAACTCCTTGCTGGTGGCGTGTTTCCTTGTTAGATGACACCCTGTTTAGTCAACTAACGCAACTATGGCTCAATCTTAATCCTCGCCACCCTTGGCATCTTGGCCCGGCTGACTTGTATATTACCAGTATTCAAGGCACACCCCAATCAACGCAACCTTGGGCAAATGCTTGCACCTATAGTCAATTGTACGAGGAAGCTAGTAAAACTGAACGCTCTCTTAACTTGAGCTTCGCCACACCCACCGCCTTCCGTCAAGGACATTTTGATACAACTCTCCCTACCAGAGAATGTGTTTTTAATTCCCTACTTTCGCGGTGGAATAAATATAGCGGGATAGAATTATCTGGAATTTCTCTTGAGTCAATATTTCCGTCTTTTATTAACATTCATACAGAAATATTAGCTGACTCTCGTAGCAAATTTATTGGCATTATTGGCGAAATTAATTATCGCATATTAGGTGAAGCTGAACCCATGCAAATTAAACAACTGAACACCTTAGCTAACTTTGCTGTATATGCAGGAGTCGGACGTAAAACAACAATGGGTTTAGGCATGGTGCATCGAATTTAA
- a CDS encoding 2OG-Fe(II) oxygenase, translated as MKHYQQQTNAFPSDYLNNLWGEIQACPYFAINNLNRDFVATKGFSVVFQRSGLAKVEQQFPYFKPYLDLALQPNCNAFYLNPLQLKEGSRVDPHIDRSLRSYSKTIEPPAVVSVLYVRVPADMEGGELVLRSHKRQLGQIKPQFNTLVYFQGDLTHSVNAVKTPGNRLSLVCEQYSLSETELVDIPEFTIESRVAQSTTKKKKYAAQPSP; from the coding sequence GTGAAGCATTACCAGCAACAAACCAACGCCTTCCCCAGCGATTACCTAAACAACTTATGGGGAGAAATCCAAGCTTGTCCTTACTTTGCTATCAACAATCTCAACCGTGATTTTGTCGCCACTAAAGGATTTTCTGTAGTATTTCAGCGTTCTGGATTAGCAAAAGTAGAACAGCAATTTCCCTACTTCAAACCTTACCTCGATTTAGCTCTCCAGCCGAATTGTAATGCTTTTTACCTCAATCCTTTACAACTAAAAGAAGGCTCCCGCGTCGATCCGCATATCGATCGCTCTTTGCGTTCCTACTCCAAAACCATAGAACCGCCTGCTGTTGTCAGTGTCCTCTATGTGCGCGTACCTGCGGATATGGAAGGGGGAGAACTGGTATTGCGATCGCACAAACGCCAACTTGGACAAATTAAGCCCCAATTCAATACTTTAGTTTATTTTCAAGGTGATTTAACCCATTCGGTTAATGCTGTCAAAACCCCAGGAAATCGCCTAAGTCTTGTTTGTGAACAGTATAGTTTGAGTGAAACTGAACTCGTAGATATACCAGAGTTTACTATAGAGTCCAGAGTTGCTCAGTCTACCACAAAGAAAAAAAAGTATGCCGCACAGCCTAGTCCTTAA
- the cas3 gene encoding type I-D CRISPR-associated helicase Cas3', with amino-acid sequence MSNQRLVIRLEPRCISACASLPDELSFMENGLQHQVDVFEESKDADIILDLAPTGTGKTNAGLTVLKHQPNKSAVYIAPTNALIEQQTEAVKKFVREANLPHIVKSASAKDIKSWFNDKVGSRSGEKLYNVLRNPATVFPDVGANTPIILVTNPDIFYYATFFAYNNLDRGNIASSFYTKFSTVIFDEFHLYDAKQLVGMLFYLAYSQVFRFFQDGRKIVLLTATPEPACELALQNLKQAGVNIARIDGEAGNNNLLPSQTAVNLELRPKPDSKEEWLAELAAEVVQRFRERPDENGAVILDSLDNINRLSDLLRQQGLGDDIGRITGPAPKKDRQRAMQCQIILATSTVDVGFNFERHPEPKRQNLDWLIFSARDRAAFWQRIGRVGRVLGKSETNIDSEAIAYLPANAWEEGLTSVDTNGGRTALKDLLETLPCLDKPFLKAYWRSEAFLEIARPLLELEEMLEGLAEEKLILELFNTLKSIFEGNRTWDDYRYRMKLLRGAETIAKKSLKEIKKDWKYIKGGQAFVRTFIKAKFPEDWDDLQTGRTTLDKYIDLFQKNEETLAELKEFAEVFSTSYAPLFSFRSSLFESLSIRDPHGLILDESEETRLDPFHLLRYYEFVQNGDYIEVTSRATETYQLSFELRYTDNWQEFISTELNKLTAFKNCQIIRSAGGAIRPTPLIQALNRHLLPGVIICPRTNAAVIFQLNKQGITSYPITIVCNDMEKEYRFFSGLSGILTMAMKFKQLRLPDDEVFIV; translated from the coding sequence ATGAGTAATCAAAGATTAGTTATCAGATTAGAACCGCGCTGTATTTCAGCTTGTGCATCTTTGCCAGATGAACTATCTTTTATGGAGAATGGACTTCAACATCAAGTTGATGTATTTGAAGAATCTAAGGATGCAGATATTATCCTTGATTTAGCACCAACTGGCACAGGTAAAACCAACGCAGGACTAACAGTATTAAAACATCAACCAAATAAAAGTGCTGTTTACATTGCTCCAACTAATGCTTTAATTGAACAGCAAACAGAAGCAGTAAAAAAGTTTGTTAGGGAAGCTAACTTACCTCATATAGTCAAATCAGCTTCTGCTAAAGACATTAAAAGCTGGTTTAACGATAAAGTTGGCAGTCGTTCGGGGGAAAAGCTCTATAATGTATTACGGAATCCAGCTACAGTTTTTCCTGATGTTGGGGCTAATACACCCATCATTTTAGTCACAAATCCTGATATCTTTTACTATGCAACTTTCTTTGCATATAACAACCTAGATAGAGGTAATATCGCCAGTAGTTTTTACACCAAATTTTCGACAGTCATTTTTGATGAATTTCACCTCTACGATGCTAAGCAGCTAGTAGGAATGTTGTTTTATCTCGCTTATTCTCAAGTTTTCCGCTTTTTTCAAGACGGGCGTAAAATAGTTTTGCTAACAGCAACACCAGAACCAGCTTGTGAATTAGCATTGCAGAATTTAAAACAGGCTGGTGTGAATATAGCAAGAATTGATGGAGAAGCTGGTAATAATAACCTTTTACCATCACAAACAGCAGTTAATCTGGAATTAAGACCAAAACCAGATAGTAAGGAAGAGTGGTTAGCAGAGTTAGCAGCAGAAGTTGTCCAACGTTTTCGAGAAAGACCTGATGAAAATGGTGCTGTAATTCTTGACTCTCTTGATAATATTAATCGTCTCTCAGATTTACTTCGTCAACAAGGACTTGGTGATGACATCGGGCGCATTACAGGCCCTGCACCCAAAAAAGATAGACAAAGGGCTATGCAGTGTCAAATCATTTTAGCTACTAGCACTGTAGATGTAGGATTTAACTTTGAAAGACATCCTGAACCGAAACGGCAAAATTTAGATTGGTTGATTTTTTCAGCACGCGATCGCGCCGCATTTTGGCAGAGAATTGGTAGAGTAGGGCGTGTTTTAGGTAAATCTGAAACTAATATTGATTCAGAAGCCATTGCTTACTTACCTGCTAACGCCTGGGAAGAAGGTTTGACCTCTGTAGATACTAATGGGGGACGTACAGCGCTAAAAGACTTACTTGAAACACTTCCCTGTTTAGATAAGCCTTTTTTAAAAGCTTACTGGCGTTCAGAAGCATTTCTAGAAATTGCCCGTCCCTTGTTGGAATTGGAAGAAATGCTTGAAGGTTTAGCTGAAGAAAAATTAATTTTGGAGTTATTCAATACTCTAAAATCTATTTTTGAAGGAAACAGAACTTGGGATGATTATCGCTATAGAATGAAACTTTTACGAGGCGCTGAAACTATTGCGAAAAAATCTCTCAAAGAAATCAAAAAAGATTGGAAGTATATCAAAGGTGGTCAGGCTTTTGTCAGAACCTTTATCAAAGCTAAATTTCCTGAAGATTGGGATGACTTACAAACTGGACGTACAACTTTAGACAAATACATAGATTTATTTCAAAAAAATGAAGAGACACTAGCTGAGTTAAAAGAATTTGCTGAAGTTTTTAGTACAAGTTATGCACCTTTATTTAGTTTTCGTTCTAGTCTGTTTGAAAGTCTTTCCATTCGTGACCCTCATGGTTTGATTCTAGATGAATCGGAGGAAACAAGACTAGATCCTTTTCACCTATTACGCTATTACGAATTTGTCCAAAATGGTGATTATATTGAAGTCACCAGTCGCGCTACTGAAACTTATCAATTGAGTTTTGAATTACGCTACACTGATAACTGGCAAGAATTTATCAGTACAGAGTTGAACAAACTAACGGCTTTTAAAAATTGTCAAATTATCCGCAGTGCAGGAGGAGCAATACGACCCACACCCCTAATACAAGCTTTGAATAGGCATCTTTTACCAGGAGTAATTATTTGTCCCCGAACAAATGCTGCTGTTATTTTTCAATTAAACAAGCAAGGAATTACTTCTTATCCAATAACTATTGTTTGCAATGATATGGAGAAAGAATATAGATTCTTTTCAGGCTTGTCAGGAATTTTAACAATGGCAATGAAGTTTAAACAATTACGTCTTCCAGATGATGAGGTTTTTATTGTGTGA
- the cas5d gene encoding type I-D CRISPR-associated protein Cas5/Csc1, with protein sequence MSTIPFQQAKLVELYCLEPVFFASRELSDTYYTEGVIGNYALTYALGKVNSPYRLQGQATGRPTYKEDFQPIAQDFYILPASPVGRVTFRFERFNALSDSYWYAMTNNRVATAREDLPLQRQGKKPSSFRPSNFPQTGRLRMIERRNKFQTLVFGNNQLPNYIRLGKFMSKVKVNVLNEFPVTLLPEGEYQSQHYLNAADLPQKIEALAFDLISIPPAPIIKNLRFRGAAWQVGEMIVPAGLHFCGRESNNE encoded by the coding sequence ATGTCAACAATTCCTTTTCAGCAGGCAAAACTTGTTGAATTATACTGTCTTGAACCAGTCTTTTTTGCCTCTAGGGAGTTGTCTGATACCTATTACACTGAGGGGGTAATTGGGAATTATGCTCTTACCTATGCTTTAGGTAAGGTAAATTCCCCCTATCGCCTCCAAGGTCAGGCTACAGGACGACCAACCTACAAAGAAGATTTCCAACCAATAGCACAGGATTTTTATATTTTACCAGCTTCACCAGTAGGTAGAGTTACATTCAGATTTGAACGTTTCAATGCTCTTTCTGATTCTTATTGGTATGCAATGACTAATAACCGTGTTGCTACGGCGCGGGAAGATTTACCATTACAACGTCAAGGGAAAAAACCAAGTTCATTTAGACCAAGTAATTTTCCGCAAACTGGAAGACTACGGATGATTGAACGCAGAAACAAATTTCAAACTTTGGTATTTGGAAATAATCAATTACCAAATTATATTCGCCTTGGTAAATTCATGAGTAAAGTCAAGGTGAATGTGCTGAATGAATTTCCTGTGACTTTACTACCAGAAGGTGAATATCAAAGTCAACATTATCTAAATGCTGCCGATTTACCACAGAAAATAGAGGCTTTAGCATTCGATTTAATTTCTATTCCTCCTGCACCCATCATTAAAAATCTGCGTTTTCGGGGTGCTGCTTGGCAAGTTGGAGAAATGATTGTACCAGCAGGGTTACATTTTTGCGGTAGAGAAAGTAACAATGAGTAA
- the cas7d gene encoding type I-D CRISPR-associated protein Cas7/Csc2 yields MSISKLSSVLATSYENFPKGRFITLVVLRTTHSETIFRTEGSGEPMCSEFVQAGLEGENQKTIIQRLVMTKRKQVAPERRYGREHLRAHELLYTNIKDGSLCSLNTNAPCEMCVDCFLYGFAAGGGGAQKSRIWTEDAFSILPASDVVGDRTINAIYENGTMRLKKDEDTKASTALNTSEYIKPGVHFLDVVTLKDVTADELRYIIGNILFTSRYGAVSSRVGRMENEILGVFGSITELPSTLELVQATYDVLGKPLEHPLNINQLITASKQVIANWKNKRGVSVQLSEEELANLLTDVETNWSEAERDNFLKRLTQSYESFRQVAPEKKKAKAKGKNTPVEVEI; encoded by the coding sequence ATGTCTATTTCAAAACTTTCCTCGGTACTAGCAACAAGTTATGAGAACTTCCCCAAAGGACGTTTTATCACTTTAGTTGTTTTAAGAACAACCCATTCTGAAACTATCTTTCGCACAGAAGGTTCAGGTGAACCAATGTGTAGCGAATTTGTCCAAGCTGGTTTAGAGGGTGAAAATCAAAAAACTATAATTCAACGCTTGGTAATGACTAAGCGTAAACAAGTAGCACCAGAAAGACGCTACGGACGAGAACATTTAAGAGCGCATGAGCTTTTATACACCAACATTAAAGATGGCTCTCTTTGTTCTTTAAACACTAATGCACCTTGTGAAATGTGTGTAGATTGTTTCCTCTACGGCTTCGCGGCTGGTGGGGGTGGCGCTCAAAAAAGTCGCATTTGGACTGAAGATGCTTTTAGTATTTTACCTGCTAGTGATGTTGTAGGCGATCGCACCATAAACGCCATCTACGAAAATGGCACAATGCGGTTAAAGAAAGATGAAGATACGAAAGCATCAACAGCTTTAAATACTAGCGAATACATCAAACCAGGCGTGCATTTTTTGGATGTCGTCACCCTAAAAGATGTAACTGCGGATGAATTGCGCTATATCATCGGTAACATTCTTTTTACAAGTCGTTATGGTGCGGTTTCCAGTCGTGTTGGACGTATGGAAAACGAGATATTAGGTGTATTTGGTAGTATTACCGAACTTCCTAGTACTCTGGAACTTGTACAAGCTACTTATGATGTCTTAGGTAAGCCTTTAGAACATCCGTTGAATATTAATCAATTAATTACAGCAAGCAAACAAGTAATTGCTAATTGGAAAAATAAGAGAGGGGTTTCTGTGCAACTATCTGAAGAAGAATTAGCTAATTTACTGACTGATGTAGAAACTAATTGGTCAGAAGCTGAACGTGATAATTTTCTCAAGCGTTTAACGCAATCCTATGAATCGTTCCGTCAGGTTGCACCTGAGAAGAAAAAGGCTAAGGCGAAAGGCAAGAATACACCAGTTGAAGTAGAGATTTAG